One Deinococcus radiopugnans ATCC 19172 DNA segment encodes these proteins:
- a CDS encoding KamA family radical SAM protein: MSNALIHPQATVRSQQMLPRGHRAPKWADVPDEKWYDWKWQLKNRINSVAELEEVIRLTESEHAGASAEGIFRLDITPYFASLMDADDPTCPVRRQVIPTHHELEPFTSMMEDSLAEDKHSPVPGLVHRYPDRVLMLVTTQCASYCRYCTRSRIVGDPTETFNPAEYEAQLNYLRNTPQVRDVLLSGGDPLTLAPKVLGRLLAELRKIEHIEIIRIGTRVPVFMPMRVTEELCDVLAENHPLWMNIHVNHPKEITPEVADACDRLTRAGVPLGNQSVLLRGVNDHPVIMQKLLRELVKIRVRPYYIYQCDLVHGAGHLRTTVSKGLEIMESLRGHTSGYSIPTYVVDAPGGGGKIPVAPNYVLSHSPDKLILRNFEGYIAAYSEPTDYTGPDMVVPDDWQRKEPGQSGIFGLMEGERISIEPREFSESRVRPGATSHRLNSREDKWAAYGVGAPNPAGVSDTAPDGKVQEPIPVHSGD, translated from the coding sequence ATGTCCAACGCCCTCATCCACCCGCAGGCGACGGTGCGCAGTCAGCAGATGCTGCCGCGTGGTCACCGCGCTCCCAAATGGGCCGACGTTCCCGACGAAAAGTGGTACGACTGGAAATGGCAGCTCAAGAACCGCATCAACTCGGTCGCTGAGCTGGAAGAAGTCATCCGCCTGACCGAGAGTGAACACGCCGGGGCCAGCGCCGAGGGCATCTTCCGCCTGGACATCACGCCGTACTTCGCCTCGCTGATGGACGCCGACGATCCCACCTGCCCGGTCAGGCGTCAGGTAATTCCCACGCACCACGAGCTGGAACCGTTCACCTCGATGATGGAGGACTCGCTGGCCGAGGACAAGCACAGTCCCGTGCCCGGCCTCGTCCACCGCTATCCAGACCGCGTGCTGATGCTGGTCACGACGCAGTGCGCCAGCTACTGCCGGTACTGCACCCGCAGCCGCATCGTGGGCGACCCCACCGAGACCTTCAATCCTGCCGAGTACGAGGCGCAACTGAACTACCTGCGGAACACGCCCCAGGTGCGCGACGTGCTGCTGTCGGGCGGCGATCCGCTCACGCTTGCGCCGAAGGTGCTGGGCCGCCTGCTGGCTGAACTGCGCAAGATCGAGCATATCGAGATCATCCGCATCGGCACCCGCGTGCCGGTGTTCATGCCCATGCGCGTGACCGAGGAACTGTGCGACGTGCTGGCGGAAAACCACCCGCTGTGGATGAACATTCACGTCAACCACCCCAAGGAAATCACCCCGGAAGTGGCCGACGCCTGTGACCGCCTGACCCGCGCGGGCGTGCCTCTGGGCAATCAAAGTGTGCTGCTGCGCGGCGTCAATGACCACCCGGTGATCATGCAGAAGCTGCTGCGCGAGCTGGTCAAGATCCGCGTGCGCCCGTACTACATCTACCAGTGCGATCTCGTTCATGGGGCGGGCCACCTGCGCACCACCGTCAGCAAGGGGCTGGAGATCATGGAAAGCCTGCGCGGGCACACCTCTGGCTACAGCATTCCCACCTACGTGGTGGACGCGCCCGGCGGTGGCGGCAAGATTCCGGTGGCGCCCAACTACGTGCTGAGCCACAGCCCCGACAAGCTGATCCTGCGCAACTTCGAGGGCTACATCGCCGCGTATTCCGAACCCACCGACTACACCGGCCCGGACATGGTGGTGCCCGACGACTGGCAGCGCAAGGAACCCGGCCAGAGCGGCATCTTCGGCCTGATGGAAGGCGAGCGCATCAGCATCGAGCCGCGCGAGTTCTCCGAGAGCCGCGTGCGTCCCGGCGCGACCAGCCACCGCCTGAACAGCCGCGAGGACAAGTGGGCGGCGTATGGCGTCGGCGCCCCCAACCCGGCGGGCGTGAGCGACACCGCCCCCGACGGAAAGGTGCAGGAGCCGATTCCGGTACACAGCGGGGACTGA
- a CDS encoding Uma2 family endonuclease, which produces MSEPAYQHMTEEEYLASEEISPVKREYVGGYVYALHGDTLAQAGASSRHGEVALNIASTLQPQARKQRCKVYASDMRVNCTTPTGKRVYYYPDVVATCEPVDGRATSVSAPGLIVEVLSPRTRHTDLTDKIWAYTSLASLQTYLIVEAETRFVRAIERQPDGSWQERELKDTGEIKLPDLGATLTLDDVYDGVF; this is translated from the coding sequence ATGAGCGAGCCTGCGTACCAGCACATGACCGAGGAGGAGTACCTGGCGAGCGAAGAAATCAGCCCGGTCAAGCGCGAGTATGTTGGCGGCTATGTGTACGCGCTGCACGGCGACACGCTGGCACAGGCGGGGGCCAGCAGTCGACATGGCGAGGTGGCCCTGAATATCGCGAGTACCCTGCAACCCCAGGCCCGCAAGCAACGTTGCAAGGTGTACGCCTCAGATATGCGCGTGAACTGCACCACGCCCACCGGTAAACGGGTGTACTACTACCCGGATGTCGTCGCCACCTGCGAGCCTGTCGACGGCAGAGCAACCAGCGTGAGCGCCCCCGGCTTGATCGTGGAAGTCCTTAGCCCACGCACGCGCCACACGGACCTGACGGATAAAATCTGGGCCTACACCAGTCTGGCGAGCTTGCAGACTTATCTGATCGTGGAAGCCGAGACGCGTTTTGTGCGTGCCATCGAGCGGCAGCCGGATGGAAGCTGGCAGGAGCGGGAGTTGAAGGACACGGGCGAGATCAAGCTGCCGGATCTGGGCGCGACGTTGACACTCGATGACGTGTACGACGGGGTTTTTTAG
- a CDS encoding helix-turn-helix transcriptional regulator, with the protein MTQPPPHAPSWTFLSNHSRVLLCLKRQPDATLRQVAADVGITERAVQRIVRDLEDAGILIRQRVGRRNTYQIEANRPLRHPLDAHRNVNELLELLLAGTEQSDA; encoded by the coding sequence ATGACCCAGCCGCCCCCGCATGCCCCCTCGTGGACGTTTCTGTCGAACCACAGCCGCGTGCTGCTGTGCCTCAAGCGCCAGCCGGACGCCACGCTGCGTCAGGTGGCTGCCGATGTCGGCATCACCGAACGCGCCGTGCAGCGCATCGTGCGTGATCTGGAGGACGCCGGCATCCTGATCCGCCAGCGCGTGGGCCGCCGCAACACCTACCAGATCGAGGCCAACCGCCCGCTGCGTCACCCGCTGGACGCGCACCGGAATGTCAACGAGTTGCTGGAACTGCTGCTGGCGGGCACCGAGCAGTCGGACGCCTGA
- a CDS encoding DUF4274 domain-containing protein produces the protein MADTLQMMKDFLSSASDDEWFFVATTTNYDDKDLLHWMVKQPDCPQAAAHAIYWMMGPGHYTKLKSVDDASEWEKPTFKLLRDIEKSFGAKFYKDSDIGFAPAADSMGEINWVDEYPESPIGVPIPEFMKAQTPGRNLSRSDIPDGWDDGMPPHVVEAVWKESE, from the coding sequence ATGGCTGACACATTACAGATGATGAAAGATTTCCTGAGTTCTGCCTCGGATGACGAGTGGTTTTTCGTCGCTACGACAACGAATTATGATGATAAGGACTTGCTTCACTGGATGGTTAAACAGCCTGACTGCCCGCAGGCAGCGGCCCACGCCATTTACTGGATGATGGGTCCGGGACACTACACGAAACTCAAGAGTGTTGACGACGCGAGCGAATGGGAAAAGCCAACTTTTAAACTTCTCAGAGACATTGAGAAGAGCTTTGGTGCGAAATTCTATAAAGATTCTGACATTGGCTTCGCGCCTGCTGCCGACTCAATGGGTGAAATCAACTGGGTTGACGAGTATCCAGAAAGTCCCATCGGTGTTCCAATCCCAGAATTTATGAAGGCACAGACGCCAGGCCGCAATCTGAGCCGTTCCGACATTCCTGATGGTTGGGACGATGGCATGCCTCCCCACGTCGTTGAAGCTGTATGGAAAGAGTCCGAATAG
- a CDS encoding NADP-dependent isocitrate dehydrogenase has translation MPTIQEPAQPAAAQTALVPVSVVYGDGIGPEIMGATLRILAAAGARIAPQEVRMGEALYREGHTSGFAPDAWDSLRQTGVLLKAPITTPQGGGYKSLNVTLRKTLGLYANVRPCRAYAPYVPTHHPEMNLVIIRENEEDLYAGIEHRQTREVMQCLKLITRPGCEKIVRYAFEYARANGRKKVTALSKDNIMKMCDGLFHTVFDEISAEYPEIRAEHQIIDIGTARVAARPEQYDVIVTLNLYGDILSDVAAEVAGSVGLAGSANIGDTFAMFEAIHGSAPDLAGQDAANPGGLISAAALMLGHLGQHEVAAKIQNALLCALEDGLHTGDIAGPHTKQVLGTQAFADAVIERLGRTPQHLPAVTADAEAKAMPARKASTPAPIDKQLVGTDVFFEWTDSGRDPDVLAAILQEAQLRNIPLKMITNRGVKVWPNGRPETFKSDHWRCRFQSDTPVKHGDLLALLIRVHDKGLDFIKTEHLYTFDGVPGYSLGQGQ, from the coding sequence ATGCCCACCATCCAAGAACCTGCCCAGCCCGCCGCCGCCCAGACCGCCCTCGTTCCCGTTTCCGTCGTGTACGGCGACGGCATCGGCCCGGAAATCATGGGGGCCACCCTGCGCATCCTGGCGGCCGCAGGCGCACGCATCGCCCCGCAGGAGGTTCGCATGGGCGAGGCGCTGTACCGGGAGGGCCACACCTCCGGCTTCGCGCCCGACGCCTGGGACAGCCTGCGGCAGACCGGCGTGCTGCTCAAAGCGCCCATCACCACGCCGCAGGGTGGCGGCTACAAGAGCCTGAACGTGACCCTGCGCAAGACGCTGGGGCTGTACGCCAACGTGCGCCCCTGCCGCGCCTACGCGCCGTACGTGCCGACGCACCACCCCGAGATGAATCTGGTGATCATCCGCGAGAACGAGGAAGACCTGTACGCGGGCATCGAACACCGCCAGACGCGCGAGGTGATGCAGTGCCTGAAGCTGATCACCCGCCCCGGCTGCGAGAAAATTGTGCGCTACGCCTTTGAGTACGCCCGCGCGAACGGGCGCAAGAAGGTCACGGCGCTGAGCAAGGACAACATCATGAAGATGTGCGACGGGCTGTTCCACACGGTCTTCGACGAGATCAGCGCCGAATACCCGGAAATCAGGGCCGAACACCAGATCATCGACATCGGCACGGCGCGGGTGGCGGCGCGGCCCGAACAGTACGACGTGATCGTGACCCTCAACCTGTACGGCGACATCCTCTCAGACGTGGCCGCCGAGGTGGCCGGTTCGGTGGGACTGGCGGGCAGCGCGAACATCGGCGATACGTTTGCCATGTTCGAGGCCATCCACGGCTCGGCCCCCGATCTGGCCGGGCAGGACGCGGCCAATCCCGGCGGCCTGATCTCGGCGGCGGCGCTGATGCTGGGGCATCTGGGCCAGCACGAGGTGGCCGCCAAGATTCAGAACGCCCTGCTGTGCGCGCTGGAAGACGGCCTGCACACCGGGGACATCGCCGGGCCGCACACGAAACAGGTGCTGGGCACCCAGGCGTTTGCCGACGCCGTGATCGAGCGCCTGGGCCGCACGCCGCAGCATCTGCCCGCCGTCACGGCGGACGCGGAAGCCAAAGCCATGCCCGCCCGCAAAGCCTCCACGCCGGCCCCCATCGACAAGCAGCTCGTCGGCACCGATGTCTTTTTCGAGTGGACGGATTCGGGGCGTGACCCGGACGTGCTGGCGGCCATCTTGCAGGAGGCGCAGCTGCGCAATATTCCGCTGAAGATGATCACCAACCGGGGCGTCAAGGTCTGGCCGAACGGGCGGCCCGAGACCTTCAAATCCGATCACTGGCGCTGCCGCTTCCAGTCGGACACGCCGGTCAAGCACGGCGATCTGCTGGCCCTACTGATTCGCGTCCACGACAAGGGGCTGGATTTTATTAAAACCGAACACCTGTACACCTTCGACGGCGTGCCGGGGTACTCGCTGGGACAGGGGCAGTAA
- a CDS encoding acetyl ornithine aminotransferase family protein, translating into MTTATKPRQPILKTSLPGPKTKVIMERDAQHLSTSYVRPYPFVPDHGEGVWLSDPDGNTMLDFFAGIAVSTTGHAHPHVVGAVQEQITKFTHVCLSDYPQEITTSLAERLVKHVERPLADGTDEKWRVFFGNSGAEAVEAAVKLARNHTGRSHIISTMGSFHGRTYGAITLTGSKTKYKRGFGPLLPAVSHVPYPNPFRPPLGSTPEACGQAVLNHIRELFVGVIPSDEVAAIIVEPMQGEGGYIVPPADFLPGLRALCDEHGIMLIYDEVQAGMGRTGKMFSYQQFEQYGEVQPDIITVAKGIASGMPISALLAKESVMTWPVGSHGSTYGGNPVAAAAAHATLDLIEGVVKHPGCGESLMQNAADVGAHLLTELKKMQAEFPFLGDVRGQGLFIGLEFVKPDGSPDGALRDRASTAIFERGLLNLDCGEAVIRVSPPLILTREDAETGLEIIREALRELS; encoded by the coding sequence ATGACCACCGCCACCAAACCCCGCCAACCCATCCTCAAAACATCCCTCCCCGGCCCCAAGACCAAGGTCATCATGGAGCGCGACGCCCAGCACCTCTCCACGTCCTACGTGCGCCCCTACCCCTTCGTGCCGGATCACGGCGAGGGCGTGTGGCTCAGTGACCCGGACGGCAACACCATGCTGGATTTCTTCGCGGGCATCGCCGTGTCCACCACCGGCCACGCCCACCCGCATGTGGTGGGGGCCGTGCAGGAGCAGATCACCAAATTCACGCACGTCTGCCTGTCTGACTACCCGCAGGAAATCACCACCAGCCTCGCGGAACGGCTGGTCAAGCATGTGGAGCGTCCACTTGCTGATGGTACAGACGAAAAATGGCGCGTCTTCTTCGGCAACTCCGGCGCGGAAGCCGTGGAGGCCGCCGTCAAGCTGGCCCGCAACCACACCGGACGCAGTCACATCATCTCCACGATGGGCAGCTTCCACGGGCGCACCTACGGCGCGATCACGCTGACCGGCAGCAAGACCAAGTACAAGCGTGGCTTCGGCCCGCTGCTGCCCGCCGTGTCGCACGTGCCGTACCCCAACCCCTTCCGCCCGCCGCTGGGTTCGACGCCCGAAGCCTGCGGTCAGGCCGTGCTGAACCACATTCGCGAGCTGTTCGTGGGCGTCATTCCCTCCGATGAAGTCGCCGCCATCATCGTGGAACCCATGCAGGGCGAGGGCGGGTACATCGTGCCGCCCGCCGATTTCCTGCCGGGTCTGCGTGCGCTGTGCGACGAGCACGGCATTATGCTCATTTACGATGAGGTTCAGGCCGGCATGGGGCGCACCGGCAAGATGTTCTCGTACCAGCAGTTCGAGCAGTACGGCGAGGTTCAGCCCGACATCATCACGGTGGCGAAGGGGATTGCCTCGGGCATGCCCATCTCCGCGCTGCTGGCGAAGGAATCGGTCATGACCTGGCCGGTCGGCTCGCACGGCTCTACCTACGGCGGCAACCCGGTGGCGGCGGCGGCAGCCCACGCAACGCTGGACTTGATCGAAGGCGTCGTCAAGCACCCCGGCTGCGGCGAGAGCCTGATGCAGAACGCCGCCGACGTGGGCGCGCACCTGCTGACCGAGCTGAAGAAGATGCAGGCCGAGTTCCCCTTCCTGGGCGACGTGCGCGGTCAGGGCCTGTTCATCGGCCTGGAATTCGTGAAGCCCGACGGCAGCCCGGACGGTGCCCTGCGTGACCGCGCCAGCACCGCCATCTTCGAGCGCGGCCTGCTGAACCTGGACTGCGGCGAGGCCGTGATCCGCGTCAGCCCGCCGCTGATCCTGACCCGCGAGGACGCAGAGACGGGACTGGAGATTATTCGCGAGGCGTTGAGAGAGCTGAGCTAG
- a CDS encoding Lrp/AsnC family transcriptional regulator: MRQTGSSLDSLDHRILQELQTDSRLSMRELGRRVGLSAPAVTERVRRLEDAGVILGYGVRVASKPLGRTITAFIGVQDSGRNDPTLVRWAGAHDGVLECHSVTGDNSCILKVAVPDVGALETMLGDLIGMGFTCDTSIVLSTPLEGKLMLPPR, encoded by the coding sequence ATGCGACAGACTGGCAGCTCTCTGGACTCCCTGGATCACCGGATTTTGCAGGAATTGCAGACCGACTCGCGGCTCTCGATGCGTGAGCTGGGCCGCCGAGTGGGGCTGTCGGCCCCCGCCGTGACCGAGCGCGTGCGGCGACTGGAGGACGCGGGCGTGATTCTGGGCTACGGCGTGCGCGTCGCCAGCAAGCCGCTGGGACGCACGATTACCGCATTCATCGGCGTGCAGGACAGCGGGCGCAACGATCCCACCCTGGTGCGCTGGGCGGGCGCCCACGACGGCGTGCTGGAATGCCACAGCGTGACCGGCGACAACTCGTGCATCCTGAAAGTGGCCGTGCCGGACGTGGGCGCGCTGGAAACCATGCTGGGGGATCTGATCGGCATGGGCTTTACCTGCGACACCAGCATCGTGCTGAGTACGCCGCTGGAAGGGAAGTTGATGCTGCCGCCGCGATAA
- the rraA gene encoding ribonuclease E activity regulator RraA: protein MSPFIPTSDLCDAHPEAQVFAPLFRDFGGQPRFSGPAFTLRVYENNTLVRATLGTPGEGRVLVVDGGGSLNGALVGDQLAGLGVDSGWAGIIVHGCVRDTAQLAGMPIGIRALAAHPRRSGKADVGEREVALTFAGVTVRPGDMVHADEDGVCVLPQS, encoded by the coding sequence ATGTCCCCCTTCATTCCCACCTCTGACCTGTGCGACGCCCACCCGGAAGCACAGGTCTTCGCGCCGCTTTTTCGGGATTTTGGAGGACAGCCGAGATTCAGCGGTCCCGCCTTCACCCTGCGCGTCTACGAGAACAACACCCTGGTGCGCGCCACGCTGGGCACGCCCGGCGAGGGCCGCGTGCTGGTGGTGGACGGCGGCGGCAGCCTGAACGGTGCGCTGGTGGGCGATCAACTGGCCGGGCTGGGCGTGGACAGCGGCTGGGCAGGCATCATCGTCCACGGCTGCGTGCGCGACACGGCGCAGCTCGCTGGCATGCCCATCGGCATCCGGGCGCTGGCCGCCCATCCCCGCCGCAGCGGCAAGGCGGACGTGGGCGAGCGGGAGGTGGCGCTGACTTTTGCGGGCGTGACCGTGCGGCCCGGCGATATGGTTCACGCCGACGAGGACGGGGTCTGCGTGCTGCCCCAGAGCTGA